CGTGCACGATGCCACGCCGACCGATCTGTCACTGCCCGTCGTGGTCAAACCTGTCGGTGCGGACAACTCGGCAGGCGTATCGCTGGTTCGCGAGGCGGATGAGTACGAAGCGTCGGTGAACGCAGCCTTGGCGCACAGCGGTGTCGCGCTGGTCGAGTCGTACGTCGAATTGGGCCGAGAAGTGCGGTGCGGCATCGTTGTTCGCGACGGCGAGCTGATATGCCTGCCGCTGGAGGAGTACGCCGTCGACAGCGTCACCAAGCCGGTCCGCGACGCCGCCGACAAGCTGGCCCGCCGCGACGACGGCGAGCTGTTCCTGGTCGCCAAGGATGCCGAGCGCGCGTGGATCGTCGACGTGGACGACCCGATCACCGAGCGGGTATGGGAGGCCGCGCGTCGCGCCCATGCGGCGTTGGGGTGCCGGCACTACAGCCTGTTCGACTTCCGCGTCGATCCGAACGGTGAGCCATGGTTCCTCGAGGCGGGACCGTACTGCTCGTTCGCGCCTACCAGCGTGATCGCGGTGATGGCAGCGGCGGCGGGCATATCGGTAGAGCAACTCTTCGCCGACGCGTTGGCCGAACTCGACCGGGAGACAAGCCGCGCATGAAAGTCACCGCGCTGAACCCGGTCGGCGCCGTGGTGGACGGAGTGCGT
The sequence above is drawn from the Mycobacterium gallinarum genome and encodes:
- a CDS encoding D-alanine--D-alanine ligase family protein, with the protein product MSRTVLHLVGSPVDEFHAELSALYVRGCLDVLQDMYYNRVAYVAPGGKWQFPTSLSSAALAEAPYLSAAEGIAHLASLDVSVVVPQMFCMPGMTSYRALLDVVGIPFVGNSAAVMSIAADKAKTRAIVAGAGVDIPDGRVVHDATPTDLSLPVVVKPVGADNSAGVSLVREADEYEASVNAALAHSGVALVESYVELGREVRCGIVVRDGELICLPLEEYAVDSVTKPVRDAADKLARRDDGELFLVAKDAERAWIVDVDDPITERVWEAARRAHAALGCRHYSLFDFRVDPNGEPWFLEAGPYCSFAPTSVIAVMAAAAGISVEQLFADALAELDRETSRA